The region AaaactctctctcagtgcagtgttaatgtcctgtagtgtccagtcagtttctgtactgtattaacccctctctctcagtgcagtgttaatgtactggagtgtccagtcagtgtgtctggactgtatgaacccctctctctcagtgcagtgttaatgtcctgtagtgtccagtcagtgtgtctggactgtatgagcccctctctctcagtgcagtgttaatgtcctgtagtgtccagtcagtgtgtctggactgtattaacccctctctctcagtgcagtgttaatgtcctgtagtgtccagtcagttaatgtactgtattatctcACCCTTAGTTCCTTGAGACAGAAAGTGATTTGCGTTTGTTGCTTGATGCTGAAGCAGTCAAACTCGTCTTTGCTCAGACAGAGCTCAGTCAGCATGGTCTTCGCCAGGACTATCGCACAGGAACAAGGAGAAGAGAAcatgggggtcagtgtgtctgtactgtactctgGCTTGTGTATTAAACATTCTGCTGCTTGAGTTTCAGCTCAGTTCAATCACTAACACCTGGAACTGCTCCCCTGGTTTGTTCAGAGCTTTCATGACCTGTTTCTGCTCAGTCCTGAGGTTCAGAAGTATCCAGCACTGTAACACATTGTTTCCACACGACTGTTAAAACCTTCTCCTCACCTCACTGACCTTATCTCTCAGCTCTTTATGAGTGAACACTTACAGGTGGGGGTAAGACTCTCCCACAGTGACCAGTTTCTGATGGACACACACAGGTGGGGATGAGTGTATCAGACAGTCCACAGTGACCAGTTTCTGATGGACACACACAGGTGGGGATGAGTGTATCAGACAGTCCACAGTGACCAGTTTCTGATGGACACACACAGGTGGGGATGAGTGTATCAGACAGTCCACAGTGACCAGTTTCTGATGGACACACACAGGTGGGGATGAAAGTATAAGACCAGAACTGGGCTGGAGCAAACACCAAGGGACACAGGGgccccaggaccaggacaccCTGCTGTGTACCCCAGAACGCAGGTAGGACAGGGACCCCAGTGGTGAGTTTAGGCGGTGGGCATGCGTCTTGCCCCTCACTATGCATCAGATGCCCTACAGGGAGGGCCCTGCCCTGCCCCGCTCTCACCTGCCTCCTCCTCCAGATGGTTTCGCAAGCGCACGGCCTCCCCGCTGACCGACACGCTCACCTCCTCCAGCGAGGCCGGGAAGTGGACCACCGTCTCCACCAGGAGCCTGAGGGAGAGACAGGCCTGCTGCTGGCGTCACGGggaacagcacacacacacactgcggCCTCCTCTCTCACACCGTCAGTGAGCCTGAGCTGCCCAGGAGAGGACATTAAACCACACCGCCAATAAAGGAGAGGGCGAGCCACTGAGTCAGGTCTCTCCAAGGGCGGTGCGGtgtctctgtggctaaggatctgcgcctgtggttgTCAATTCAAATCCCAcagtcggcagaggaatcctactccgttgggccactgagcaaggcccttaagcccagctgctccaggggcgccgtataaatggctgaccctgcgctctgaccccaaacttcactctccctgtctgtgtgcctgtgtgtttcatggagagcaagctgggatatgcaaaaagacaaattcctaatgcaataaattgtatcTGGCTAAtaaaaagtgatcttatcttaaggGAGTGCTGTGACCCGGTAAAGAAAGAGTAGACGGAGGCAGGGGAGAGGAGCTGACTGACCTGGGCTGGGCTTGGAGATGGTTGGCACAGTTCTCCTTCTCAAACACCGCCTGCAGACTCTCGCTGTCTTGGAATGACAGGTTGTGGGTCTTCATCAACcctgaaagagaaagagaggggataatacagtccagacacactgactggacactccaggacattaacactgcactgagagagaggggttcatacagtccagacacactgactggacactacagtacattaacactgcactgagagagaggggttaatacagtccagacacactgactggacactacaggacattaacactgcactgagagagaggggttaatacactacagacacactgactggacactacagcacattttAACATCGAACTGACAGTCAATTTAATAGCATAGACTATAAGGTATTcaacagcacagagacagactgagagaAAGACCGAAAGAGAAGAACACAGCCCAagcagaggcagaggcagacTCACCATGTCTGCAGTGCAGCTGGAAAGTAAGTCTGTTGCGACGGGAATTGAGGTTGATTCTGCACTTTTCCACTGTCTTCTCCAGAGTGGACAGGGACTTGAACACTGCCTGCACTGactgacacagagacacagagagatgtGACTGACTACTTTCAACACACTCTGTATCAGaccaaaaaaacagacacaaattTGGCTAGACAAGATTTAGATCATATATTTGAGAAAATTgccttaaatgaaaatgaaatagaaCACAGTATAAAACACACTCAAACAAccaaagcaaaagaagaagGGTTTGATATAGACTGCAGAAACACCAGAAAAGCACTGTGAGAACTATTACACCAAGAATACAGACAACCACACAACTCAGATCTGCACCTCAGATACTGCGAGATGGAAAAACACTACCAATACATCCTAAAGAAGAAACAGAACGCACACAAAGACAACTCAGAAACCAAAAAGTCAATACATCAAAGCTGTATCTGGGAAAACCTGAATAATACATAGGAATCAAAACCAGAGGAAAGTCAAAATgccattttttagttttgaacatcTCTCTACCAACAGATcccaaacacagaaacattataaacaaaaacaatatattcCAAAAAAAGAATACATTGGAATTGGCTATGAAAGACGACCaaaaccccttagactccccaGTCAAtgagcaggagctactggacaaactccaggccctcagaccacaAAAGGCCTGTGGCCAAGATGGAGTCAACAAcgagatgctgagacacagcagctcgaagttgcaacaagccctgctcaaCCTCATCATGACAGCCGGATGTTTCCCCCAGAcctggaaccaaggactgatcGAGTGCACTGATTGGCTTCTTTGCCAACTGCCACACATCCAACCACAATAACACAGACTTAGAAACAACCATGACAAACGTTTACAGACAGTACTTCTAGAGCCGCACAGTCAGATCTGGGCTCTGAGAGTCAacctggacaagaccagagtcgTGGTTTTCCCAGAAGTAAGTCCAGTTCTATGGGAAGGCTGTGgtctctgagcctgtcctctctggacagtcgggtttgtctgtgtccagtttctatggccaggctgtggtcactaagcctgtcctctctggacagtcgggtttgtctgtgtccagtttctatggccaggcgtggtcactgagcctgtcctctctggtcaGTCAGGCCTGTCTGTGTCCAAGCTGAAGTCACTGAGCCTGCAcagtcagggtctgtttctctttGCTGTCTCTTACGCCAATCAGATATTCAGCCGGCGTGTGTCATATTTGTAGAGTCTGGTCCAGTTTTTGTTGAGTCTGTGTGTCCAGTGGGTGAGGCAGAGTCGCTGAGTTTGTGCTCTGAATTGACTGACTATGACACAGCTAACTGACAGAGAGAATCAAACACCGACACACTGCAGCACCTACTGACACACAGTGACAGACTAACTGACAGAGACCAGAGAAAGACAGACATTAAGACAACTGCTGCACATCATTCACTAGTAGAAAACACAGTTTCATACCTTTATGGCCATTTTACATCGAAAAACTGGGCTCGCTGTGATGACATATTTTTGAAAGAACAGGGGAGCAAAAAGGAAACAGGCGTAGGCCGAACGAGACAAGTTCACTGTCCTGAGCGCTAGCTGAAATAAAGACAGAGTTAGAGAGCAAGATTCGAGTactacagtccagacacactgactggacactccagtacattaacactgcactgagagagaggggttaatacagtccagacacactgactggacactacagtacattaacactgcactgagagagaggggttaatacactccagacacactgactggacactacaggacattaacgctgcactgagagagaggggttaatacagtccagacacactgactggacactccaggacattaacgctgcactgagagagaggggttaatacagtccagacacactgactggacactacaggacattaacactgcactgagagagaggggttaatacagtccagacacactgactgggcactacaggacattaacactgcactgagagagaggggttaatacagtccagacacactgactggacactacaggacattaacactgcactgagagagaggggttaatacagtccagacacactgactgggcactacaggacattaacactgcactgagagagagagggattaatacagtccagacacactgactgggcactacaggacattaacactgcactgagagagaggggttaatacagtccagacacactgactggacactgcaggacattaacactgcactgagagagaggggttaatacagtccagacacactgactggacactacagcacattaacactgcactgagagagaggggttaatacagtaagtTTCTCACCCCTTCTTCCAGTGGTTCCAAGTAGAGCTCCTCCCCAATCTTCGACAGAGAGTGAATTGACTTGGCTATAACTGATGAGACCAACAAACATAACGACaagaagaacataagaaaggtcatAAACGAGAGGATTCAACCTATCCAGCCCTTTTAGTGATTAGAAACAGGTTAAAAACTATTACCTATAAACTTGTAAGTGGTTTGGAGTGAGTAAT is a window of Lepisosteus oculatus isolate fLepOcu1 chromosome 6, fLepOcu1.hap2, whole genome shotgun sequence DNA encoding:
- the rad9a gene encoding cell cycle checkpoint control protein RAD9A, translated to MDCMITGSNVKVIAKSIHSLSKIGEELYLEPLEEGLALRTVNLSRSAYACFLFAPLFFQKYVITASPVFRCKMAIKSVQAVFKSLSTLEKTVEKCRINLNSRRNRLTFQLHCRHGLMKTHNLSFQDSESLQAVFEKENCANHLQAQPRLLVETVVHFPASLEEVSVSVSGEAVRLRNHLEEEAVLAKTMLTELCLSKDEFDCFSIKQQTQITFCLKELRGLLSFAESSGLPVSVHFDQPGRPVVFSISDPVLEVNFVLATLSDEEMPPTSSHCSSHPPPPPQDEFFTDEMDSYMIAMEMSALDGDVAGQQPNSSGVGQQRDVSDMPVGDRESDTDVPSDTEAQRDSGGPPNKKFRSLFFGSVLPGSSQATNQTVRNQDVLASDSEDEVGPESP